The Aequorivita sublithincola DSM 14238 genome window below encodes:
- the fahA gene encoding fumarylacetoacetase has translation MPITANDPKRKTWLETAPDTDFPIQNIPFGVFLTRDDIITIGTRIGDYAIDLGALHQLGYFKGIELTDDIFLQDTLNDFISDGRKTWRLVRNRIAEIFDKENSELRENKDHRKHILFTLDEVEMQLPVQVGDYTDFYSSKEHATNVGTMFRGEDNALMPNWLHIPVGYHGRSSSIIPSGINARRPWGQTMPDGASEPVFGPSKLVDFELEMAFITTDANALGEPIPVNEAEEYIFGLVLFNDWSARDIQKWEYVPLGPFLAKNFASSISPWIVTLDALQPFKVEGPKPIMEQLPYLQSKGKKSYDINLEVYIEPENGEESKVSTSNFKYMYWNMAQQLAHHTVNGCNVNSGDMMGSGTISGPTPDSYGSMLELTWRGANPIKLSDGSERKFINDNDTVILKGFCKNENVRLGFGECRTKLLPANKM, from the coding sequence ATGCCAATAACCGCCAACGATCCTAAACGAAAAACCTGGCTCGAAACTGCTCCAGACACTGATTTTCCTATTCAAAACATCCCTTTCGGTGTTTTCCTAACGCGCGATGATATTATTACCATTGGAACCCGCATAGGCGATTACGCCATTGATCTTGGCGCGTTGCATCAGTTAGGTTATTTCAAAGGAATTGAACTTACTGACGATATATTTTTACAAGATACACTCAACGATTTTATTAGCGATGGAAGAAAAACGTGGCGTTTGGTGCGAAACCGAATTGCTGAAATTTTCGATAAAGAAAACTCGGAACTTCGAGAAAATAAAGATCATAGAAAACATATTCTTTTCACTTTAGATGAAGTGGAAATGCAGCTTCCCGTTCAGGTTGGCGATTATACAGATTTCTATTCAAGCAAAGAGCACGCAACAAATGTAGGAACCATGTTCCGTGGAGAAGACAATGCGCTGATGCCAAACTGGCTTCACATACCTGTAGGTTATCATGGAAGAAGTTCTTCTATAATTCCAAGCGGAATCAACGCTCGCAGACCTTGGGGACAAACAATGCCAGACGGCGCTAGCGAACCGGTTTTTGGTCCTTCAAAATTAGTAGATTTTGAGTTGGAAATGGCTTTTATAACAACAGACGCGAACGCTTTGGGAGAACCAATTCCTGTTAATGAAGCAGAAGAATACATCTTCGGTTTGGTGCTTTTCAACGATTGGAGTGCACGTGATATTCAGAAGTGGGAATATGTTCCTCTTGGGCCATTTTTGGCGAAGAATTTTGCTTCTTCAATTTCGCCTTGGATTGTAACTTTGGACGCGCTTCAACCTTTTAAAGTGGAAGGCCCAAAACCCATTATGGAGCAACTACCTTATCTTCAATCTAAAGGAAAGAAAAGCTACGATATAAATTTGGAAGTTTATATAGAACCAGAAAACGGAGAAGAAAGCAAGGTTTCTACTTCAAATTTTAAATATATGTACTGGAATATGGCGCAGCAATTGGCGCACCATACTGTAAACGGCTGTAATGTGAATAGCGGCGATATGATGGGAAGCGGAACAATTTCAGGCCCAACTCCAGATTCTTATGGCTCGATGCTAGAACTTACTTGGCGCGGTGCAAACCCAATTAAACTTTCTGATGGTTCTGAACGTAAATTCATAAATGACAACGATACCGTTATTTTAAAAGGTTTTTGTAAAAATGAAAACGTACGGCTTGGATTTGGAGAGTGCAGAACAAAATTACTTCCAGCCAATAAGATGTAA
- the glyA gene encoding serine hydroxymethyltransferase, with the protein MKRDEQIFELIEDEKQRQLNGLELIASENFVSEQVMEAAGSVLTNKYAEGYPGKRYYGGCEVVDEVEQIAIDRAKVLFGAEYANVQPHSGSQANTAVYAACLNPGDKYLGFDLSHGGHLTHGSPVNFSGKLYNPVFYGVERETGLIDYDKVEEIAIKEKPKMIIAGASAYSREMDYKRFREIADKVGAILFADIAHPAGLIAKGIIGDPIPHCHIVTTTTHKTLRGPRGGMILMGKDFDNPFGQKLKNGNLKKMSSLLDSAIFPGNQGGPLEHIIAAKAIAFGEALTDEFLHYMVQVKKNAAVMAQHFVEKGYDIISGGTDNHMMLIDLRNKNISGKLAEEALGKADITVNKNMVPFDDKSPFVTSGIRIGTAAVTTRGLVEKDMKKIVDLIDEVISNHENDDKLESIAEKVNEMMSGLPLFKM; encoded by the coding sequence ATGAAACGCGACGAACAAATTTTTGAACTAATAGAAGACGAAAAACAACGCCAACTCAACGGACTGGAGCTGATTGCTTCAGAAAATTTTGTAAGTGAGCAAGTGATGGAAGCTGCCGGTTCGGTTTTAACGAACAAATATGCTGAAGGCTATCCCGGAAAACGCTATTACGGTGGTTGCGAAGTGGTAGATGAGGTAGAACAAATTGCTATTGATAGAGCAAAAGTACTATTTGGAGCCGAATATGCAAACGTACAACCACATAGCGGTTCCCAAGCCAACACTGCCGTTTACGCAGCTTGTTTGAACCCAGGTGATAAATATTTAGGTTTTGACCTTTCACACGGCGGACATTTAACGCACGGCTCGCCCGTAAATTTTTCAGGAAAACTTTACAATCCAGTTTTTTATGGTGTTGAAAGAGAAACAGGCTTAATTGATTACGATAAAGTTGAAGAAATAGCCATCAAAGAAAAACCAAAAATGATTATCGCGGGAGCGTCTGCATATTCCCGTGAGATGGATTACAAACGTTTCCGCGAAATTGCCGATAAAGTTGGTGCAATTTTATTTGCAGATATTGCGCATCCCGCTGGTTTGATTGCCAAAGGAATTATTGGCGATCCAATTCCACATTGCCACATTGTTACTACAACCACACACAAAACCTTACGAGGTCCACGTGGTGGAATGATTTTGATGGGTAAAGATTTTGATAACCCTTTCGGTCAAAAATTAAAAAACGGTAACCTTAAAAAAATGAGCAGTCTTTTGGACAGCGCTATTTTCCCAGGAAACCAAGGTGGTCCTTTGGAGCACATTATTGCTGCAAAAGCAATTGCCTTTGGTGAAGCCCTAACGGACGAATTCCTTCATTATATGGTGCAAGTAAAGAAAAACGCAGCTGTAATGGCACAGCATTTTGTTGAAAAAGGTTATGATATTATTTCTGGTGGAACCGATAACCATATGATGCTTATTGATCTTCGAAACAAAAATATTTCAGGAAAACTAGCTGAAGAAGCTTTAGGCAAAGCAGATATTACCGTAAATAAAAACATGGTGCCTTTTGATGATAAATCTCCTTTCGTAACTAGCGGAATTCGTATAGGAACCGCTGCTGTAACCACTCGTGGTTTGGTTGAAAAGGATATGAAAAAAATAGTGGATTTGATTGATGAAGTAATTTCAAATCACGAAAATGATGATAAATTAGAAAGTATTGCCGAAAAGGTAAATGAAATGATGTCAGGATTGCCATTGTTCAAAATGTAA